In the genome of Desulfovibrio desulfuricans, one region contains:
- a CDS encoding ArsR/SmtB family transcription factor, with protein MKTLHHPAVEDVTVEGILHALSDPVRVQILKEIIRSNSPKMCSDFLNMPDRAIPKSTLSQHFRILREAGLIRSERSGVALKNTPRCQELQPRFGRMIAEILAAYAEEYGKKSADA; from the coding sequence ATGAAAACCCTGCACCATCCGGCCGTGGAAGATGTTACGGTCGAAGGCATACTGCACGCGTTGTCTGACCCTGTGCGCGTGCAGATACTCAAAGAAATCATACGCTCAAATTCGCCAAAAATGTGCTCTGACTTTTTGAACATGCCAGACAGGGCCATCCCCAAGTCTACTCTCTCGCAGCACTTCAGGATATTGCGCGAGGCTGGCCTGATCCGCAGCGAAAGGAGCGGGGTTGCGTTAAAAAATACCCCCCGCTGTCAGGAATTGCAGCCCAGGTTTGGGCGGATGATCGCTGAAATTCTGGCCGCCTACGCCGAGGAGTATGGCAAAAAAAGTGCAGACGCATAG
- a CDS encoding MBL fold metallo-hydrolase, with the protein MNRRQFLQQAAVASIVLPGTALQPQPAHAATPTAGRPGRQAGYYWLQLGNVQVAAVSDGTLRGSARLLSEHQDKVADALKNAYVTSPRSTSVNAFLILASDRRILVDAGSGKLLGPSVNKIVRSLQNGGFGPADITDILLTHIHGDHSGGLTVEGKGVFPAATVHVNRVEADFWLSQTNMDNSPEYFRPMFVKGRESLAPYLSAGKVSTFEAGQTVLPGITAVAAPGHTPGHTCYLLESQGEKLLFWGDTVHVAEAQFPLPDTAIEYDLDPQAAISQRQQLFAQAAEKGHLVAGAHISFPGIGHVGKVAQGYQWFPIPYVNDAVDQ; encoded by the coding sequence ATGAACAGGCGTCAATTTCTTCAGCAAGCCGCTGTCGCATCCATAGTTCTGCCGGGCACTGCGCTGCAGCCGCAGCCTGCCCATGCCGCCACGCCGACCGCCGGCCGCCCTGGCAGGCAGGCAGGATACTATTGGCTGCAGCTGGGCAACGTACAGGTGGCGGCAGTGTCCGACGGTACGTTGCGCGGCAGCGCCAGGTTGCTCAGCGAGCATCAGGACAAGGTCGCGGATGCCCTTAAAAATGCCTACGTAACCTCGCCCCGATCTACCTCGGTCAATGCTTTTCTGATTCTTGCCAGCGACCGCCGCATCCTCGTAGACGCGGGATCGGGAAAACTGCTCGGCCCCTCGGTCAACAAAATCGTGCGCAGCCTGCAAAACGGCGGGTTTGGACCTGCCGACATTACGGATATTCTGCTCACGCACATCCACGGCGATCACTCGGGCGGGCTCACTGTGGAGGGCAAAGGGGTTTTCCCCGCCGCCACTGTACATGTAAACCGCGTCGAGGCCGACTTTTGGCTGAGCCAGACAAACATGGACAATTCACCAGAATATTTCAGGCCCATGTTTGTGAAAGGGCGGGAATCGCTGGCCCCCTACCTCAGCGCGGGCAAGGTCTCCACGTTTGAGGCGGGGCAGACGGTACTGCCCGGCATAACCGCCGTTGCTGCTCCGGGCCACACCCCCGGGCACACCTGCTATCTGCTTGAGAGCCAGGGGGAAAAGCTGCTGTTCTGGGGCGACACCGTACATGTGGCGGAGGCACAGTTTCCCCTGCCCGACACCGCCATCGAGTACGACCTTGACCCGCAGGCGGCCATCAGCCAGCGGCAGCAGCTTTTTGCTCAGGCTGCCGAAAAGGGACACCTTGTGGCCGGGGCGCACATCTCCTTTCCCGGCATCGGTCACGTGGGCAAGGTTGCTCAGGGCTACCAGTGGTTTCCCATCCCCTACGTCAACGATGCCGTGGATCAGTAA
- a CDS encoding adenylyl-sulfate kinase, with amino-acid sequence MTPIIWLMGLSGSGKTTLGSLLRLYLDGQGIDAEFIDADNFCRSRCLSTETPQQRVRNTDTLRDYALGLQAGGKTCVVAAATPYEGMRQANRALLPNYREVWVRCSLQTLVQRDTKGLYAKAERGDLQALDSVFDAFDEPRCPHAIIETDVYSLVECYEQLRDLALHSLMTERDWHEEASRMLPQTARGIFSNAAIAL; translated from the coding sequence ATGACACCGATCATCTGGTTAATGGGGCTTTCCGGCAGTGGAAAAACCACACTTGGCTCACTGCTGCGCCTGTACCTCGATGGACAGGGCATTGACGCCGAATTCATTGACGCCGACAACTTTTGCCGCAGCAGATGCCTGAGCACGGAAACCCCCCAGCAGCGCGTGCGCAATACAGATACCTTGCGCGACTACGCCCTGGGCCTGCAGGCCGGTGGAAAAACATGCGTGGTGGCAGCCGCCACCCCCTACGAGGGCATGAGGCAGGCCAACAGGGCGCTGCTGCCCAACTACCGCGAGGTATGGGTGCGCTGCTCGCTGCAAACCCTGGTGCAGCGCGATACCAAGGGGCTGTATGCCAAGGCCGAACGCGGCGACCTGCAGGCGCTTGATTCTGTTTTTGACGCCTTTGACGAACCCCGCTGCCCGCACGCCATCATTGAAACCGACGTGTATTCACTGGTGGAATGTTACGAACAGCTGCGCGACCTCGCGCTTCACTCCCTCATGACCGAACGGGACTGGCATGAAGAGGCGAGCCGCATGCTGCCCCAGACCGCAAGGGGAATATTTTCCAATGCCGCCATAGCCCTTTAA
- a CDS encoding deoxyguanosinetriphosphate triphosphohydrolase, producing MSTFMEQWALLLAPNRKTSGEIRPDPLVDGRNPFLADYDRIIFSSSFRRLARKTQVHPLVRNDHIHNRLTHSLEVSCVGRSLGLGVGAALRRRGDLPADYTPDHLGQVIQASCLAHDIGNPPFGHAGEEAIRDWFKDSGNKEQYFKDLEPAEWADFTAFDGNAQGFRVINALENNKDRGGFRLTFPVIAALVKYPRSAYAAQGESRGKVKFNFYTAERALFAEIFTAMGLASGAEYRRHPLSYLLEAADDICYRIIDMEDARELRIISYADFKEAMAPLLDAECLDDPRLDSMDSDRRRTSMLRTTAMGRMIPSLTQTFMDNYEAIMEGRLEGSLLNHAREDVAGFMREAGRVFNSKIMNNPQKTALEIGTYTLYRRLLDVFIPACFNYTKGNGMSYQETRALTLMGASAPGREDGLYMAYLRVLDFVSGMTDDYATFISQQFSGTSGR from the coding sequence ATGAGCACATTCATGGAGCAGTGGGCATTGCTGCTGGCCCCCAACCGTAAAACCAGCGGCGAGATCAGGCCTGACCCGCTGGTGGACGGGCGCAATCCTTTTTTGGCGGATTACGACCGGATAATTTTTTCCAGTTCTTTTCGCCGGTTGGCGCGAAAAACGCAGGTTCACCCGCTGGTGCGCAACGACCATATCCACAACCGCCTTACCCATTCGCTTGAGGTAAGCTGCGTGGGCCGGTCGCTGGGGCTTGGCGTGGGCGCGGCCCTGCGGCGGCGCGGCGACCTGCCGGCAGACTATACGCCCGATCACCTCGGACAGGTTATCCAGGCCTCCTGCCTGGCACATGATATTGGCAACCCGCCCTTTGGTCATGCTGGCGAGGAGGCCATACGCGACTGGTTCAAGGATTCCGGAAACAAGGAACAGTATTTCAAAGACCTGGAGCCAGCGGAATGGGCCGATTTTACGGCATTTGACGGCAACGCCCAGGGGTTTCGCGTTATCAACGCTCTTGAAAACAACAAGGATCGCGGCGGGTTCCGGCTGACCTTCCCTGTCATCGCCGCACTGGTAAAGTATCCGCGCTCCGCGTACGCGGCGCAGGGAGAGAGCCGGGGCAAGGTCAAATTCAATTTTTATACGGCGGAGAGGGCGCTTTTTGCCGAGATATTTACAGCCATGGGCCTTGCCAGCGGCGCAGAATACCGCAGGCATCCGCTCTCATACCTGCTGGAGGCGGCGGACGACATCTGCTACCGCATCATCGACATGGAAGACGCCCGCGAGCTGCGCATCATCTCCTATGCCGACTTCAAGGAGGCCATGGCTCCCCTGCTGGATGCCGAGTGCCTCGACGATCCGCGCCTTGATTCCATGGATTCTGACCGCAGGCGCACCAGCATGCTGCGCACCACGGCCATGGGACGCATGATTCCGTCCCTTACCCAGACATTTATGGATAATTACGAGGCCATCATGGAGGGCCGCCTTGAGGGCAGCCTGCTGAACCACGCCCGCGAGGACGTGGCCGGGTTTATGCGCGAGGCGGGCAGGGTCTTTAACAGCAAAATCATGAACAATCCGCAGAAGACTGCGCTGGAGATCGGCACCTATACGCTCTACCGGCGCCTGCTGGACGTGTTTATACCCGCCTGCTTCAACTACACCAAGGGCAACGGCATGAGCTATCAGGAAACCCGCGCCCTGACCCTCATGGGGGCCAGCGCTCCGGGCAGGGAAGACGGACTGTATATGGCCTATCTGCGGGTGCTGGATTTTGTTTCGGGCATGACGGACGATTACGCCACGTTTATTTCGCAGCAGTTTTCTGGAACTTCGGGACGGTAG
- a CDS encoding D-sedoheptulose-7-phosphate isomerase codes for MTNSLFDASLSAHLELFSILQSLRPAVEAAAARINAALGAGGKVLIAGNGGSAADAQHFAAELVGRFQCNRKALACVALTTDTSNLTAIGNDYGFSDVFSRQVEALARPGDVFVGISTSGNSGNIIAAVNEARAQGIASIALLGRDGGKLEALADMAVTVPHDVTARIQEAHIFILHHWADVLERAVAQGKA; via the coding sequence ATGACGAACTCGCTTTTTGACGCGTCCCTCTCCGCCCATCTTGAGCTTTTCAGCATATTGCAGAGCCTGCGCCCAGCGGTGGAAGCCGCAGCCGCGCGGATCAACGCCGCCCTCGGGGCAGGCGGCAAGGTGCTTATTGCCGGCAACGGCGGCTCGGCGGCCGACGCCCAGCATTTTGCCGCCGAGCTTGTGGGGCGCTTTCAGTGCAACCGCAAGGCGCTGGCCTGCGTAGCCCTGACCACGGACACGTCCAACCTTACGGCCATCGGCAACGACTACGGCTTCAGCGATGTATTTTCACGTCAGGTCGAGGCTCTTGCCCGCCCCGGAGACGTATTTGTGGGCATTTCCACCTCCGGCAATTCGGGCAACATCATTGCGGCCGTCAACGAGGCCCGCGCCCAGGGCATAGCCTCCATCGCCCTGCTGGGGCGCGACGGCGGCAAGCTTGAAGCCCTGGCCGACATGGCCGTTACAGTACCGCACGACGTCACGGCCCGCATCCAGGAAGCCCATATTTTCATTCTGCACCACTGGGCGGACGTGCTTGAACGCGCAGTGGCGCAAGGCAAGGCCTGA
- a CDS encoding acetolactate synthase large subunit, with amino-acid sequence MDQQNVAQFLVSCLRAEGVKYVFGIPGEENIKFVRAVEASGDIRFILARHEQGAAFMADIYGRLTGKAGVCTATLGPGAINLLLGAADAQTNSSPLVAISAQVGLKRIYKESHQIIDLVGMFKPVTKWADTVLTPQAVPEMVRNAFQVAQEERPGATYLAIPEDVEAAPMPQAAPLKAMVCAKAIPSPAAVAEAAAVLRSARKPVIMAGHGVARTGNAAVLAAFAERYNIPVATTFMGKGVVSDRSPQSLGVIGFMRHDYENCAFDQADVILSIGYELQEFTPMRINPRSDKRIIHINTFMPDVDAHYNPEVSIMADVGLALAALAKALGAEPLLSAGRGARIRELVEAELAKGRQSDAFPLKPQRIVNDIREAMGDEDIVLADTGAIKMWMARLYPTYAPLTCIVSNGLSTMAFSLPGAIGAHLAHPDRKVLAVMGDGSFLMNSQEMETAVRENIPLKILIWVDDSYGLIKWKMDMDSGSHDCVDFGNPDFVAYAESFGAKGYSVKSAAELLPTLRQALNEPGVSLVACPVDYSENMALINSLGELTPALCALDEL; translated from the coding sequence ATGGATCAGCAAAACGTCGCCCAGTTCCTTGTTTCGTGCCTCAGGGCCGAGGGCGTTAAATACGTCTTTGGCATTCCCGGCGAGGAAAACATCAAGTTTGTACGGGCCGTGGAGGCCTCGGGCGACATACGCTTTATTTTGGCCCGACACGAGCAGGGCGCGGCCTTTATGGCCGATATTTATGGCCGCCTGACGGGCAAGGCGGGCGTGTGCACCGCCACGCTTGGGCCAGGGGCCATCAACCTGCTGCTGGGTGCGGCCGACGCCCAGACCAACTCCAGCCCGCTGGTGGCCATTTCGGCCCAGGTGGGGCTAAAGCGCATTTACAAGGAATCGCACCAGATCATCGACCTCGTGGGTATGTTCAAGCCCGTTACCAAGTGGGCCGACACGGTGCTGACGCCTCAGGCCGTGCCCGAGATGGTGCGCAACGCCTTTCAGGTCGCGCAGGAGGAGCGCCCCGGCGCGACCTACCTTGCCATACCTGAAGATGTGGAAGCGGCCCCCATGCCCCAAGCCGCTCCCCTCAAAGCCATGGTCTGCGCCAAGGCCATTCCCTCGCCCGCCGCTGTGGCTGAGGCCGCAGCCGTTTTGCGCAGCGCCCGCAAGCCCGTGATCATGGCCGGGCACGGCGTCGCCCGCACTGGCAATGCCGCAGTGCTGGCCGCCTTTGCCGAGCGCTACAACATCCCCGTGGCCACAACATTTATGGGCAAGGGCGTCGTCAGCGACCGCAGCCCCCAGTCGCTTGGGGTTATCGGTTTTATGCGGCACGATTACGAAAACTGCGCCTTTGACCAGGCAGACGTGATCCTCTCCATCGGCTACGAGCTGCAGGAATTCACGCCCATGCGCATTAACCCGCGCTCCGACAAGCGCATCATCCACATCAACACCTTTATGCCTGATGTGGACGCCCACTATAACCCCGAAGTGAGCATCATGGCCGATGTGGGTCTTGCCCTTGCGGCGCTGGCCAAGGCGCTGGGGGCCGAGCCGCTGCTCTCCGCCGGGCGCGGGGCCAGAATACGCGAGCTGGTGGAGGCCGAGCTGGCCAAGGGACGGCAGAGCGACGCGTTTCCCCTCAAGCCGCAGCGCATCGTCAACGACATACGCGAGGCCATGGGCGATGAAGATATCGTGCTGGCCGACACAGGGGCCATCAAGATGTGGATGGCCCGCCTGTACCCCACCTACGCGCCACTGACCTGCATTGTTTCCAACGGCCTTTCCACCATGGCTTTTTCGCTGCCTGGGGCCATCGGCGCGCATCTGGCCCACCCCGACCGCAAGGTGCTGGCCGTCATGGGCGACGGCAGCTTCCTTATGAATTCGCAAGAAATGGAAACCGCCGTGCGCGAAAATATCCCGCTCAAAATCCTGATCTGGGTGGACGACAGCTACGGCCTTATCAAGTGGAAAATGGACATGGATTCAGGCTCGCACGACTGCGTCGATTTTGGCAACCCCGACTTTGTGGCCTACGCCGAAAGTTTTGGGGCCAAAGGCTACAGCGTAAAAAGTGCGGCGGAGCTTTTGCCGACCCTGCGGCAGGCCCTGAACGAACCGGGCGTGTCGCTGGTGGCCTGCCCGGTGGACTACAGCGAGAACATGGCCCTGATTAACAGCCTTGGGGAGTTGACGCCTGCGCTTTGCGCGCTGGACGAGCTGTAA
- the cysK gene encoding cysteine synthase A: MSRIYQNNPQSIGNTPLVRLNRVVGPKATVLAKIEGRNPSYSVKCRIGAAMIDDAERRGLLRPGVGIVEPTSGNTGIALAYVAAAKGYELTLTMPETMSLERRRVVAMLGAKLVLTPGAEGMPGAIKKAEELAASNPGAYFMPQQFKNPANPAIHEATTGPEIWNDTDGQVDAIVAGVGTGGTITGISRYLKRTRGKNIVSVAVEPASSPVISQHLAGKPLQPGPHKIQGIGAGFIPETLEVGLLDRVEAVGNDEAIEFARRLAREEGILAGISSGAAAAAAARLSVLPEFEGKTIVVILPDAGERYLSSALYEGIGE, from the coding sequence ATGTCCAGAATTTATCAGAATAATCCACAGTCCATTGGCAACACTCCCCTGGTGCGCCTCAACCGCGTGGTCGGTCCCAAGGCTACGGTGCTTGCCAAGATTGAGGGGCGCAATCCTTCATATTCCGTAAAGTGCCGCATCGGCGCGGCCATGATAGACGATGCTGAACGTCGCGGCCTGCTGCGCCCCGGCGTGGGCATTGTGGAGCCCACCAGCGGCAACACCGGCATTGCCCTGGCCTATGTGGCGGCCGCCAAGGGCTATGAGCTCACCCTCACCATGCCCGAAACCATGAGCCTGGAACGCCGCCGGGTGGTGGCCATGCTGGGAGCAAAGCTTGTGCTCACCCCGGGCGCCGAGGGTATGCCCGGCGCTATTAAGAAGGCCGAGGAGCTGGCCGCATCCAATCCCGGTGCGTATTTCATGCCCCAGCAATTCAAAAACCCGGCCAACCCCGCCATACATGAGGCCACAACCGGCCCGGAAATCTGGAACGACACAGACGGCCAGGTCGACGCCATCGTGGCGGGCGTGGGCACTGGCGGCACCATTACGGGTATTTCGCGTTATCTCAAACGCACACGGGGCAAGAATATCGTTTCGGTGGCGGTGGAGCCGGCATCAAGCCCGGTGATCAGCCAGCACCTTGCGGGCAAGCCCCTGCAGCCGGGGCCGCACAAGATTCAGGGCATCGGCGCGGGGTTTATCCCCGAGACTCTTGAGGTGGGGCTGCTGGATCGCGTGGAAGCCGTTGGCAACGACGAGGCTATCGAGTTTGCCCGTCGCCTTGCCCGCGAGGAGGGCATCCTTGCCGGTATTTCATCCGGCGCGGCGGCGGCTGCTGCTGCGCGGCTTTCCGTGCTGCCGGAGTTTGAGGGCAAGACCATTGTGGTTATTCTGCCCGATGCGGGCGAGCGCTATTTGTCTTCCGCCCTGTACGAGGGCATTGGCGAATAG
- a CDS encoding RrF2 family transcriptional regulator: MSVSLKCQYGLRALFELARRAGNGPTRIQEIAEAQAIPPRFLENILNQLRRGGFVESRRGKAGGFVLARPAGQVTALDIIRFLDGPVHPFDCEGENPVRKCTLGPDCVFMPLWQRARQALEGVYGSTTLQDLLDAQAANIPDFTI, translated from the coding sequence ATGAGCGTTTCACTCAAGTGTCAGTATGGCCTGCGCGCCCTGTTTGAACTGGCCCGCCGGGCGGGCAACGGCCCGACGCGTATTCAGGAAATAGCCGAGGCTCAGGCCATACCGCCGCGCTTTCTCGAGAATATCCTCAACCAGCTGCGGCGCGGCGGTTTTGTGGAAAGCAGGCGGGGCAAGGCCGGGGGGTTCGTGCTGGCGCGCCCGGCCGGGCAGGTGACCGCCCTGGACATCATCCGGTTTCTTGACGGCCCGGTGCATCCGTTTGACTGCGAGGGCGAAAACCCTGTCCGCAAGTGCACGCTGGGGCCGGACTGCGTATTTATGCCGCTGTGGCAACGTGCGCGGCAGGCTCTGGAAGGCGTGTACGGCAGCACCACGCTGCAGGATCTGCTGGACGCCCAGGCGGCAAATATTCCAGATTTTACCATTTGA
- a CDS encoding metal-dependent hydrolase has product MSDITWFGHSAFKIGAPDVQVVIDPFFAPSAGVAPSAADNADIVLVTHDHSDHVGDAVALCQRTGALLGAIVGTAGKLAEAGVPQAQIINGVGFNIGGTVTVKGVSITMTQAYHSSESGAPAGYIVRMPDGFTVYHAGDTGIFSGMELWGQLYGIDVALLPVGGVFTMDARQAALACKLLRCKAVVPMHWGTFPLLAQSTAGFKAELERLQLPCRCVEMHPGKTVSFN; this is encoded by the coding sequence ATGAGCGACATCACCTGGTTCGGACACTCGGCATTCAAGATCGGCGCGCCTGACGTGCAGGTTGTTATTGACCCGTTTTTTGCTCCGTCAGCAGGCGTTGCCCCATCCGCTGCGGATAACGCGGACATTGTGCTGGTAACTCACGACCACTCCGACCACGTGGGCGACGCCGTAGCCCTGTGCCAGCGTACGGGCGCGCTGTTGGGGGCCATTGTGGGCACTGCGGGCAAACTTGCCGAGGCAGGCGTGCCGCAGGCGCAGATTATTAACGGCGTCGGGTTCAATATCGGGGGTACGGTGACGGTCAAGGGCGTGAGCATCACCATGACCCAGGCTTACCATTCCAGCGAGTCCGGCGCTCCGGCGGGGTACATCGTGCGGATGCCCGACGGATTCACAGTATACCATGCCGGAGATACAGGCATTTTCAGTGGTATGGAGCTTTGGGGGCAGCTGTACGGCATCGACGTGGCCCTGTTGCCGGTGGGCGGTGTGTTTACCATGGACGCGCGTCAGGCGGCCCTTGCCTGCAAGCTGCTGCGTTGCAAGGCTGTTGTGCCCATGCACTGGGGCACGTTCCCCTTGCTGGCCCAGAGCACGGCTGGCTTTAAGGCGGAGCTGGAGCGGCTGCAGCTGCCCTGCCGCTGTGTTGAGATGCACCCCGGCAAAACAGTCAGCTTCAACTGA
- a CDS encoding UbiX family flavin prenyltransferase, producing MRDVLVGVSGASGMPLALCLMRLLAAMPEVRTHCVVSDGARAVLRAECGAEAELLTSLAHATYAASDLGAGPASGSWWRRGSEPAAMLLVPCSMGTAGAIASGATRNLVHRAADVALKERLPLVLVTRESPLSAIHLRNMLTLRKAGAVVMPFSPGFYLRPLSLEAMLEQFCGRILDQVGLAHNIARWTGQTAPDA from the coding sequence ATGCGCGATGTTCTTGTCGGCGTAAGCGGCGCCAGCGGCATGCCCCTGGCTTTGTGTCTCATGCGGTTGTTGGCGGCCATGCCTGAAGTGCGTACCCACTGCGTGGTCTCTGACGGCGCGCGCGCTGTATTGCGCGCCGAATGCGGCGCGGAGGCCGAGCTGCTCACATCGCTGGCGCACGCAACATATGCCGCCAGCGACCTTGGCGCTGGCCCGGCCAGCGGCTCATGGTGGCGACGTGGCAGCGAACCCGCCGCCATGCTGCTTGTGCCGTGCTCCATGGGGACAGCGGGCGCAATAGCCAGCGGGGCCACGCGCAATCTGGTGCACCGCGCTGCGGATGTGGCGCTCAAGGAGCGCCTGCCGCTGGTGCTGGTGACGCGCGAGAGCCCGCTCTCTGCCATACATCTGCGCAATATGCTGACCCTGCGCAAGGCTGGCGCGGTGGTCATGCCGTTTTCTCCGGGTTTTTATCTCAGGCCCTTGAGCCTTGAGGCCATGCTGGAGCAGTTCTGCGGCCGCATCCTTGATCAGGTGGGGCTTGCGCACAACATTGCCCGCTGGACAGGGCAGACAGCGCCCGATGCCTAG
- a CDS encoding glycosyltransferase, with the protein MQRDFEGRLTVRNERAVVMGITGNWAFAAGTVLLALRRHNPALAADIIVFCDSSLLPDDARILRDIGAQLVPFTPVPAQLTQEAAAAFSPLSLAKFDCFDLLQKYVSVVWLDSDILIQDSLEGLFDCGPLGLALEDPEFSDPAGVKPARINLHGPIEGFDGAADNLNSGVIVFRNDLPAPDALRQGCLEFVCRHGAMLRYPDQAAFNLLAQMLLRQYPQSVFQLPQGFNAHPRNPAASLAPVVHAFGAYKLWNDGLTATCFPEWQRDYARWQRLGGSPYAGPVENAGFLEGGAFSLLGGFYGTIKKAQTTIMELQQRLETESSARARLEAIVSKRG; encoded by the coding sequence ATGCAGAGAGATTTTGAGGGCCGCCTTACGGTGCGCAACGAGCGCGCGGTGGTCATGGGCATAACCGGCAACTGGGCCTTTGCCGCAGGCACGGTGCTGCTGGCGCTGCGGCGGCATAACCCGGCGCTGGCGGCGGACATTATTGTATTTTGCGACAGCTCCCTGCTGCCGGACGACGCCCGCATTCTGCGGGATATTGGCGCGCAGCTGGTGCCCTTTACGCCCGTTCCCGCCCAGCTGACCCAGGAGGCGGCGGCGGCGTTTTCGCCGCTCAGTCTGGCCAAGTTTGATTGCTTTGACCTGCTGCAAAAATATGTCTCGGTGGTCTGGCTTGATTCAGACATATTGATTCAGGATTCGCTGGAGGGGCTGTTTGACTGCGGGCCGCTGGGGTTGGCGCTGGAAGACCCGGAGTTTTCCGACCCGGCGGGGGTCAAGCCCGCGCGGATAAATCTGCACGGACCCATTGAGGGATTTGACGGAGCCGCAGACAACCTGAATTCGGGCGTCATTGTATTTCGCAATGATTTACCAGCGCCGGATGCCCTGCGCCAGGGCTGCCTGGAATTTGTGTGCCGCCACGGCGCAATGTTGCGCTATCCAGATCAGGCGGCCTTTAACCTTCTGGCGCAGATGCTGCTGCGACAGTATCCGCAGAGCGTTTTTCAACTGCCGCAGGGCTTCAATGCCCATCCGCGCAACCCGGCGGCGTCCCTTGCCCCGGTGGTGCACGCCTTTGGCGCGTACAAGCTGTGGAATGACGGCCTCACCGCGACCTGTTTTCCTGAATGGCAGCGGGACTATGCCCGGTGGCAGCGTCTTGGCGGCAGCCCCTATGCGGGGCCTGTGGAAAACGCCGGGTTTCTTGAGGGCGGGGCGTTTTCACTGCTTGGCGGATTCTACGGCACCATTAAAAAAGCTCAAACCACCATCATGGAGCTGCAGCAGCGGCTGGAGACCGAAAGCAGTGCACGCGCCAGGCTGGAGGCCATTGTCAGCAAACGTGGCTGA
- a CDS encoding iron-containing alcohol dehydrogenase encodes MHDFVYYTPTRIIFGKNTEQQCGGLIKARNCGKVLIHYGGQSALRSGLVDRIKASLTAEGLSFVTLGGVVPNPRLSLIRQGIELARSAEVDFVLAVGGGSVIDSAKAIAYGAANGGDVWDFYMSLRKPDACLPIGCVVTIAAAGSEMSSSTVVTNEESGFKRSFKTDMARPVFAVMNPELTLTLPAFQTACGCVDILMHTMERYFGHGSNMDITDSISEGLLRVVMHHASALRDDPANYESRAEIMWAGSLSHNGLTGCGSDGGDWATHMIEHELSGMFDVAHGAGLSAIWGSWARHVLPERPDRFALFAERVMGVARAESNTVTGLRGIEAVEAFFRSLRMPVSLKELNLAPSGDQIEEMARKALVGKAHIGSVKKLLQPDIAAILMAAR; translated from the coding sequence ATGCACGATTTTGTCTACTACACGCCCACCAGAATCATTTTTGGCAAAAATACAGAGCAGCAGTGCGGCGGCCTGATCAAGGCCCGCAATTGCGGCAAGGTACTGATCCATTACGGCGGACAAAGCGCCCTGCGCTCAGGTCTGGTAGACAGAATCAAGGCTTCGCTCACGGCGGAGGGCCTGTCGTTTGTCACCCTTGGGGGCGTTGTTCCCAACCCCCGGCTTTCGCTGATTCGCCAGGGCATTGAATTGGCCCGCAGCGCAGAGGTGGACTTTGTGCTGGCTGTGGGCGGCGGCAGCGTTATCGATTCCGCCAAGGCCATAGCCTACGGCGCAGCCAACGGGGGCGACGTGTGGGATTTTTATATGTCCCTGCGCAAGCCAGACGCCTGCCTGCCCATCGGCTGCGTGGTCACCATTGCCGCCGCAGGCAGCGAGATGAGCAGCTCCACCGTTGTGACCAACGAAGAAAGCGGCTTTAAACGCAGCTTCAAGACAGACATGGCACGTCCGGTCTTTGCCGTCATGAATCCGGAGCTGACCCTGACCCTGCCCGCCTTTCAGACGGCCTGCGGTTGCGTGGATATTCTCATGCACACCATGGAGCGCTACTTTGGGCACGGCTCAAACATGGACATCACCGACAGCATCAGCGAGGGGCTGCTGCGCGTGGTCATGCATCACGCCTCGGCGCTGCGCGACGACCCCGCCAATTACGAATCTCGGGCGGAGATCATGTGGGCGGGCAGCCTGTCGCACAACGGCCTGACGGGCTGCGGCTCGGACGGCGGCGACTGGGCCACGCACATGATAGAGCACGAGCTGAGCGGCATGTTTGACGTGGCCCACGGAGCGGGGCTTTCGGCTATCTGGGGCAGCTGGGCGCGGCACGTGCTGCCCGAGCGCCCCGACCGCTTTGCCCTGTTTGCCGAGCGGGTCATGGGCGTTGCGCGGGCAGAGTCGAACACCGTCACCGGTCTGCGGGGCATTGAGGCGGTGGAGGCCTTTTTCCGCTCATTGCGCATGCCGGTTTCGCTGAAGGAGCTGAATCTCGCGCCCAGCGGCGACCAGATAGAGGAAATGGCCCGCAAGGCACTGGTGGGCAAAGCCCATATCGGCAGCGTAAAAAAACTGCTGCAGCCGGATATCGCCGCCATCCTTATGGCGGCCCGCTAG